The Anopheles gambiae chromosome 2, idAnoGambNW_F1_1, whole genome shotgun sequence genomic sequence CACGCGTCGCTTGTGCTGTAGCAGGTGCAGTGAAGCGTATCGAGCGAAAGGTGGCACAGTGTGTGCAGGATTACGGGAAGGGCTGGATGTTCTCTTTTGCAATTGATCGACGTGCCAGATGATGGGTAACTATTGAGCAACTGCGTCATCATTGCTGGAACAACGGTTACACTGTTACAGTGTTAAACCGATGTAGATGGGATATTTATGGGGTTGTCGTTGGTTTTAACAATGTATGTGTTTCTATTCACTAACCTTGCAACATATCCTGTCATTTGGTTTATTATAGCACATACATGCATATTACAACATATATTAcaacatattaaacataaaGGTGCCTTACTTGTGTATTCATACTTTATCAATTAAAGTGATTATTTTCTAAGCCTAAACAGATTGTTGAGGTTGAACTTTGAATCAAATTCCTATAACAGATGCATAGATAGTACGCCACAAAACGGATCTAAATTGGTAGCCTAATGTTCGGAAGAATTAAGCCCCCGTCGCCATTGAATTCTCAGAGCCATTTTATCTAAAcctgatttttattgctttctccCACCTTCAACGAAAcgtcccatcatcatcagccacCTTCAGAGCGGACAATAATTGACACCACCAATAAATGTCTGCATCTACGGCACTTCACACGTACTTTGTCCCTTGTCGTCGTTACAAACAAATGCTGTTTTACCCCCATGGGGTGGAAAGTGTTTTATTTCTCTCCCGACGGGCCACCCCACAGCAAACCGAACCTTGCAAGAGGGACCCTCCGCACAAAGGTCTAACAACAAACTGGTCTCGAACAAAACTGCAGGTGTTGCATGGGAAATTCGTGTGTTCGTCCTTGCACGCAATCTAGATGCGCTTATCTACTGCGCTGCGACCCACGCCATACGCAATCCACGATCAGTACGGCAGCCGCACGGCTTGGGGTGTGTGATTGCGAGTCATCGTACGTACGTGAGGGAGGAATAGTTTCTGGattgtttttcccttttttgtgagGGGAGAAAttatttgctttcatttcatcCCCTCATAACGAAAGGGGACACAGTACGCGGAAACGACGTTGCTTGCTACCTGCTGGAGGGTGTCCTTCGTTGACGGTACGACAGCATGAGGGGTTTTGTCTAAGGTGTCTCACTCCTCCTGGCCATGCCTGCTCCATCATTGGTAGCGGTTAATCTGTGCCACAGTAGCTCGAGCAGTAGGCACACCGTCCCGAGGCCAAGTCCCACGGCGAGCAGAAAGAACGCACCGACCAGGTGCGACGGTTGCAGCGGTATCGGGCCCGGGTTGCCGAAATGACGCGACGTCGAGATGGCGTGCTGGACCTTATTATCGGCAAACTTGGTCACCACCTTTCCGGATGCAAAACGGGAGAAGATGAATTAGTGTTTGAAGAGTGGTGTGCTTAGAGAAGGTCTCCCGTGAAGCAATGGGGCCCACGGGAAGTTTGTCGTCCATGTTCGAAGGGTGATACTTGGCCCAAAACTCGGACGCCTCGTGAATGGGGGTTGACCTAACGTCTGTGGCTGTCAGTATACATGCGCATTAGGGAGCGATGGTGACAGCAGCTGTCCCTGTCCGGCACGACGATAGAGGCCTACTTGACCACACACCAAGTAACACCTCCTTCCGGCCATTGAtggttgtgtatgtgtcgtCAGCCCCATCGGGTACATAAGAACCTCTCCGACCCATGGCTGCTTACCTCCAGTTCCCAGTAGCGTTGAATTCCGCTCTGGAAAATGCGCAACGtcagctcgtccagctcgtCCATCAGCGGCCAGGTTTTGGTGGCCATCGCCACACAGTTCTCCCAGTAGATGTCCTCCAGCATGATCTCGAAGTTGCTGGACACCACGTCGGTGATGTAGTCCCCGACGGCATAGTGTCCGTACGGCAGCCGCTCGATGCTGTACGCCAGGTTGCGCTGCTTCGCGTGCTCGTGCAGCACATCCTTCGGGTAGGTGACAAAGCTCTCCAGCAGCTTCACTATCGTGGGCTGTTGGGTGCAGAGTGTGGAAAGTGTGTCGAGAATCAACCTCGGTGGAATTAATGCCTAATCAGGACACTGACCTGCGTTGCGAGCTGGATAGAAAAGATCCACGCGTCGTGTGTCGAGCCCCAGCGTAGATTGCGATCCGCCAGATCCTGCACGGTATCGATGGATTTCTCAAACCGTGGCACCGTCATCACACTGGCCAGCCCACCACTGTACGCGTTGCCGATCATGAGGCCGACGAACAGGATCGACCCGATCAGAATCATCTGCGAGCAGTAGGGATTGCGGGTGGTGCGTATTAACACGGACTGCAGTATGAAGATGGAGATGATCGCCATTATGGACTCGCAGGCGTCTACTCGATGTACCTATTGGAGGTGGCAGTGGAGCAAGCGTGTGAGAGAGGATGGAGCGGATCAGTTGTGACTTCAAAACATCGCACACATATCGTACCTTGTTGGGGTTGAACTTTTGCGTCACGAAGCTGACCACCATCTCGCACACGGTGGACACCGCGATGGTTCCCAGTACGGCTAGCCACATCTCGGTCGAGAAGGGTAACAGTGCTGTCATCCAGGAGGATAGGGGCAGCGGTTTTGGTGCGATGCAGGTAACGCCCGTACGGGAGATCGGCTTGGAGAGGGCAAGATACAGCGACTCGTGATACCAGGAGTACAGTGCACCGACTCCAATGTCAGCCCTGCGTTCCACTACAGCCCCAATAATGCCATCCCCAGTACGGTTGTCGAAGATTTGGCCCCACTCGCCCGCCTCGTCTAGCGAGATCTCCAGGCTGCAGTTCAGCTTGGCacaaaactcaacaaacaACCGTGCCTCCGTTCCGTCGATGAAGAGCGTCCGGTTGTGTTGATAGAAGGCGTTTCCATCGTTGGAATCGTCCACCGCACTCCACAGCGTGTACGGTTCGTAGTTAAAGATGGCCAACCGTACGTAGCGGCCCCACAGGTTGGTGCGCTTGTTCGGGAACAGCTCGACGGTAAGGTGCAATACGCCCGGCACGGATGTGTCGTGACTTGCCAAAGGTATCCACTCGTCGTACCCGTAACCAGTCGTCAGAAGATCGACACGCTTTCCATCCGGCAGGGGGTGTACTAGCAGCCAATCCATCACGTCACGAAACGCACCATGCTCGAAAACGGTTCGTCGCCACTGCACGTCAGCGTCATCGGTTAGGATGATGACACGCTTGTGCGGGTAGCGAACGGTGGCACGATCATGCACGTAGCGAAACGCATCCAAAAACTCGATCGCTGTCGATTGGGCCACAATGAAGGTCTGCAGAGGAGCGATAGAGGAGAGGGGGGTAGAGTCAATTGCAATGTCCGGCTGGTGGATGTGAACTTATCCAGAGTGTGTCATTAGCTCCGGATCGGATTATTACAATTCCGTGTGCGAGATGGTATCGGCTCTCGAGGCTTATCACGGAAATACGAATGTCAGGGCCAATGAATCATGCTCGTTGTGCACGCGAATGAATAGACGAAACACAGATCTAATGCTGTGGtcttgaaaacaaacaaaccaatttgAACTATTACTGTTACTCTTCTTGGATAGGATCTTGGATTTGATCTCGTCCGAAAGAAAATTCTCAGCTGGTACGTAGCAAAGATGAACAACTCTCAAGCTAATTCTAGCTTCATACTCTTACTTGGCATCCATTTTCGATAGCGTCCAGCAGCACGTCGAGCTCGTCGTTGCGGGAAAGGGCAACTACCATCACCGGATGAGGGAACTGTTCGGTAGCGGCCGTCCAATGGCCGGAGCTGCCTGTGCGCACCACGATACAGGTGCAGAAAAAGCTTACCAAATGCTGTAGAACTACAAGATGGGACTCCATTAAGGGTATCGCTCCTCCTCCACATTGTACCGTTAAAAACAAGGAACTTACAGATCCATTTCAACAGCCGATTCAACTCAAAGTGAAACAGCTCGCCTTGCGTCAGCTCCGAAAGCTCCACACTGTAGTTCATAGTTTGTTTTGGGAGGTTTTTCCACAAAACTTGCCCGTACTTCTGGTTGTCGCTTTTTTGACTTCCACTTGTGCGGTATCTGCATTTATACCATTGCTACTTAAGGTAGCCACATTAAATATACATTACCGAGGGCTCATGTTGGTTCGCACTGTTGGTCCGACTCTGTTTACGAGCAAACAGCTTCAATTGAAATTCCCgctttaaaattattaaactaCCTCAGCGCTTTGCTCCAATCAGCATTATCGGCAAACAATTTCAACGGCAACAGTTGTTAAACTGTTGACTCAATTACAAATTTCTCAATTACGGTTGATTGCAATCCAAACTACATGGTTCGGAAGATAGTACGCGCTAGCTTTCCCTCAAGATAGTGATACACTTCATGTATCGATTTGACTTGCCCCTACACTCGATGCTAATACGATGCTAGCTACTGTTGACCTGAGAGCATGAAGAAATGCCGTCTGCTCCAGCCCGTAATCGACTCGTAAAGTACACCTGTCCCGATATCGCACATGCAAAGCAACCGCCACCGAGTCGCTTTATCGTTTCCAATCTTTCGTTTCCAACAGGCGTACTAAACACGTGGACCCTCCGCTGGTGGTCGCCGCGTGTGTCTGTATAGTAGGAAGTCAGCGTGGCGCGCGTCATCGTGGCCGTTCGGATAATTCGTAAGGAAATCGGACACGCCAGATACGCGGGGTAATGTTTATAATTAACTGATGCGTGAATTGTCGCTATAAGAAGAGTAGagcgggggaaaaaacaggggcaagcacacatacaagcATCCACCGCAGCAGCCAAGCCAAAACAGCGACACCGAAGATTGAATCTTTGCGCTTCCCATGTATAAAAGAATCCCACCGAACGCTGACCGGTGAATAGTTTGTGCTTGTGACTCTAAAAGTAAAGTGTACGATGAAGCTGTCCAGCGCGGTCCTGTACTTTGCCCTGCTTGCTACGGCAATGGTCTGTCGGGTGCAGGTAAGTGAAGCGTTCTCCGTCTCCCCCGAATTACCGAAGAGCGTTCCCAGTCTCACAATTTCGTTGCCGGCTGTAGGCGGGCAGTGCGGAGGAGCTCGAGCAGGCGAAGGAAATGTTGCGCGGTTTGGCGGCGGAGTGCAAAACGAAGGAGGGCGCCACCGACGAGGATGTGGAGGGTTTCGTCAACGATAAGATGCCCGAGTCGCGCACGCAGAAATGTTTGGCCGGCTGCATGCAGGAACAGTTCGGCGTCTCGAACGGGAAAGCGTTCCAGGAGGACGGTTTCATCGAGATCGCCAAGATGCTGATGAAGGGCGACGAGACCAAGATTGAGCTGGCGAAGGAGATTGCGGCCGACTGTAAGGCGGTGGCGAACGACGACCGGTGCGAGCTGGCGGTGGACATTATGAACTGCTTGAAGGAGTCGGCCGAAAAGCACGGCATTGAGCTGAAACACTGAGCGAGCAAGGGATTGCAGTGTGTTGCAACACAATTCACCAGCACGAAAACgaacaacgaacaaaaaaagcgacCGACAACAACGCAACAAGTGCGAACTTTAGTAGCATTACCCACCGAAGAATAAAGAAGAAAGGGATACGATGACTGTGAGGAGAGCGTTTTTTACTTGATTAAACCAGAACATTGTTGCGTACTGTGTTAATCGGATCGTTTAGTCAGGTTGCTTTATTGCCCGGCAACAGCCTTGTACTGAATGGTTTTTAGTCAAACTTGTAATTCTGCATCACCTCGTTAAAGATAGGCTTACAGTCGATCTTCGCGTTGAGCCGCGCgcacagcaaaaacacaccggAAAGCTTCCGGTGCAGCGAGTAGATCTCTTCCGGCGGCGGGCAGAGCCGATGCGCAATCATTACCGGCACCAGGGCGGCAATCTTCTTCGTCGTGCTCTGCCGACCGAACTCGAACTCGCCCGGCACGCTGAACACTTCGCCGAGGATGAGCACGGCGTCGACGTGGGCCTTCTCCATGGCGGGCGTTTCGTAGCCGGTCAGGAAGCCCATCTTGCGCGACAGCTCCAGTATCTGCTGGCGGTCGTTTTTCGTCGCCGCAATAATGACCTACAGAAGgcgaacgagcgaacgaacggGTTTGGGGTTAAGAGAAACATTGCTGTGAGCGGTGCTTCTGTGTGCCTACTTACCCTTAAGTAATCGTCCATGAATGCCTTCTGGTAGAAGCGTGTCGCGCCGAAATCGATCAGCATCACCTGCTTCGTCGACGCGTCGTACAGGAAGTTGGACCAGTTCGGGTCCGTTTGCATGCACCGGAAGGTGAACAGCTCGTTCAGGCAGAGCTTCATCACGCAGTACGCAATGTGATCACGATGTTCTTGGCTGGGAGGAAAACGGAAGACCCATTAATCGTAAACCTGTGTAAGTTTTCCCTTTTACAAACTTACCTCATGTCGAAGCACCGATCCATCGGTACGCCCGGTACGAGCTCCGTCGTCAGTACATTCTTTGAGGTCAGCTCCTTTACCACGCGCGGCACACGGTACTCCGGCATGTGGCGTATCATTTCCGCGAACCGCTCCGTGTACTCGGCCTCGCGCGTGTAATCCACCTCCCAGGCCAGCTCGCGCTTGGCCACCGCGACCACGTTGTCGATGAACACGCCGGCCGGAAACACGTCCCACACCTTCAGCATCGAGACGAGATTGTCGATGTCGCTTTCGATGCTTTTCGCCACCCCCGGGTACTGGATCTTGATGGCCACCTCCATGCCACCGTCCTTCAGTACGCCCCGATGCACCTGGCCGATCGAGGCGGCCGCAAACGGTTTCTGGTCGAAGCTCTGCAGCTTGGAGCGCCAATCGGGGCCGAGCTCGCTGACGAGCTGCCGCTCCACCTGCCAGTCCGGCATGTAATCGGCCGCCTGCCGGACACGCTCGAACGCTTTCACCAGCTGCGGCGAAACGATGTTCGAATCCTGAATGCTCAGAATCTGGCCCAGCTTCAGGGCGGCGCCCCGCACCTTGCACAGCGTGTCGACGATGCGTTCCGCGTTGGTCGGACTGAACAGGGCCTGCTTCACATCCAGCGTTCCGCCAATGCCGAGGGCACCCTTCGCTAGCTCGTTCACCGTGCCCAGACCGAGTCCGGCAAACAGGCCACCGAACGAGGCGAGTCGTGCGACGCGTGACGAAGGGACTTTGCGCTGCTTAGCCACCGTGCTGAGCTGAGGTAGTTCGATCGGTTGTGCTGGATTTACCGGCGGTACGGCGGGCGGTGGTACCGTCGCCGACGGGTTCTTATCGTAGGaggaaacaaaatgcaacattttCTCTATCTGCTGCTCGTCGCGCGTAAAAGCTTTCGTTTCACGAGCCGGCTCCTTGAGGCGGGCTGCCGGCTCCGGAGGTAGAATGGTttgtgatggtgctgctgtgtgtgatTCTGCTGCCATCGCTGGGCTTTCTGTTGCAACGATCGGTTCCACATGCTTTGCGGTGGATCGTTTCCCGTTGTCTAAGCCTAGCTTTATCTCGCGAGTTTTGCTGTGCTCGGACAGTATCGATTCCAGCTCCTTCAGGGTAATCTTGGAAATGTCCAGGCTGGCTATATCTCCCGAGGGTTCCGACCCGGGTGGGGCAACGGTTCCAGCGGACGGAATACGCTGGTTCAGAAATGCATCCGGCGAAAGTGGACCCACTTTCGGTATAGCCGCTGCGGTCAGCTGCCGGAGGCCTTCCGCCACAACCGCCGTCCGCTCGATCGTTTCGCGCAGCTTGCCACCAACCTTTTCCAGCTCCTGGGTTGGATTGTTCAGCACCTGCTTTACCGACTGCTCGCCGGTCGCTAGCTGCTGCTCCAGCACCTCCCGCACACTCGAATTGGCCCACAGATGTTTGGCGTACTCGGATTGCGATTTGCCAACGGCATCGGCCACTATCTTGAGCCCCCGCAGAATACCGATGGCGTCTTGTGCGCGGGACATTGTGTATGTGAGGGTGAGGGTAAGATAAGAAGCACTTTTAGACTAGTATAAGTTACACAAACTTTTGCACTTAACAAAACTTAATTGTGGTAAAGATTCGATAAAACAGCGCTCGATAGTTTCTTATTTCACAACATGATACTGACGATTAGATAATAAACATGCTCTCCggttggagcaaaaaaaaaacacgaagatGCTTCGAGAACTGTCAAATCGAGCGACCATAAACATTGCCCAAGTAGCAGTCAGAGTGACTAGAAATGCCGATTTATCGGTATTACTACCGATTTttgatatgcctaccgattcacagatcaCCACCCTAAAACTACCAATTATTCCTtcatcctaccgaaaatcacaggtTTTCTCATAATACTGACCGAAAAGTCATAAAACCATTCCCCAAATGATTTAATGCAGTAAACTCCATATGAaacatcccaagcgccacagattaagcttaaacgactggaaaattgaatatccatagaaaaaaatgaaagctccacagcttcattggtttgatcaatagatggcgtattacaactcatcattatattactatccttttcttgcaatgtgtttcgacaagtttcatcttatcatgacccaAATAGCCTtataactttccgagcaaaaatctacatgaatggtcgtgtggtaagatacgtgggtattaacaccaacgaccattactcaaatctcacttgcttcagtactggtggtttcggttggagtttagtatttaaacaatcgtatcgccgttctagttctagcgatgcataacttaaatgcgaaaccatacaacagtatagaggaaatgagaaagctctcctccaagcgatgaagctccactggttggggtatcccaccaacagagagcgcccccagctttttttgctatttttagaatgcatgagtcgtttgccgtctgctaaacgaagtctttctatattccgtttaggtagagaacttgagtcgtttagaagccgtttagtggtcgtttagtggatttgtggcacttgggatggAAATCACTAGTGATCAGAACCAGAAGTTCAACACTAACAACTAGGGCCCGTGTCTGTACTTCATGAGATGCGTtcaaaatttacaaaatacaaattgaaattcctaccgaaaactaccgataacaTTTTGGcgctcctaccgaaaaccgccgaaaaaatctggccacactggtaGCAGCGCGCAGCGGTTCGAATGACAGGTTTGCAGCGCTAGTGGCGGGAACTAGCGAAACTACAGCTTTTTAAACGTTGCTGTCGGTAGACGGTTTGCGAAATGGCATTGATCACGTTTTTGATGCTACTtctattttttattagttttgatgATTGAACAATTAAACTTTTAACTATCGTAGTGAAAGTATCACATAAAAAACATGTTGCTACATGTGGTGAAAGATATATTCGTGGTATTGATATTCAAATTGCATCAATTTCTAGTACATCATTTGTGTATTGGAATTACAAAATGACACAATATcttctaacaaaaaaaaaaactttctgcTCCAAAACCAATCCAAATCAAATCGATGTAACCGATGGGCGCACAACTATTAAATTGCGTCCCGTGTGATCTTGACGTAGCGTATAAATTGGGTCACGCGATGATATAGGTGGCGAATGCATGgattgaataatttcgccaaaCAGACGAATTCGCCTTCTCTCCCCCCAAAAATGGCGAGCGAAACTAATCAATTTTCCCGGGTACATATAGGCATTGGAAATGAAGGCTGGATATGCTTGCGCACGTGTTGCATGCGTATTCCTTGTGCGCGCATTCAGCAGGGCAAGATGAAAGTGTCCAGAGCCTTTCACGTTACGTCACGCGTGTGCGCTTGCAAGAAGTGGATGGCAGGAGTCCTAACGCCTAGCTTGGAGGTGGATTGaataaactaacaaaaaatcaatggCTGTTTTCTTAGCTACGTGCGTTGCCATCACCCGGATCGTTCCGATTGATCGCGGCTCATCGCTTTACGACGCACAATAATCACTAACACGCCGTATTTTGGAGCCACTTTTCTCCACCTAGCTCCGTCAATCCAATACTTTCTCTGTCGCGCATCGGGCCGGCATTTTCCGGCGCGTCTCCATTGATGCGCAACCTCCTAGGAAGTGGGATGGGTTGCAGTTGTGTTAACTGCACTGGAGTCGAGGCGTTTCTTGCAACTGTTTGAAAGCGGATTGCTGCATTTGAAAGCGTTGGTGAGCGAATGGTGTTATCGTTGTCTGAAAAGAATGGAGCGCAGGACATGCTTCTAACAATCCAAAAACCTTCAGAATGGATAAACATGTTTGAAGCAATGGATGGTGCACGCACCCAGAAATGGGAGTGTCTGCCATTCTTATCCGCCGGACCTAGGCGTAATCAGACAATTCGTAGTGATGGAGCATGAGTtaatctgctgctgctgtggtggcCAGCGGGGTCATGatgaactgttttttttgtgatggtTTCCTTCAACCCCATGAAAACCCATATATTCTGGGTGGGACAATGTCAAACCACCGTCCACCGGGTAACCTTGAGAGGGGTTTGCGGTGCCTGGGTAAATGCCGATGGCCCATGAGTGGGTTTATGGGCTGCCACTGTTgctcttgtttgtttgcaaattaGGTATCACTCGATGGTTCCGTTTTCTCAACGTTTGTATCGCTGGGCATGGAGTGGACTAGTTTATAACGCCGCGCGTGCCATTTAGTTCGAGCGTGTAGTCAAGCGAACAGCTTGTACTTGGCGTGATTGACCAGTGTAACCAAATTCTCCAGGACAGGATGttagtttgaatttttttgctgttttattcTCATGGATACTGAAGAGACACTGAAGAATTTTAGTAAAGATGTTGAGACCCAATGTAAGACCCaatcaaaatgtattttaatctTGTTATTAGAAGCCATCAGGAGGAATAAATTTGAAGTATCAAAAAATATTTGTGTGAAATGTGGCGTAAAATCCTAGAGCAATTTTAAATTGCAGCCAGTTAAAGTGACCTTCTCCCCTGTTTACCCCAACATGTGCCTATTGTTTTAGTAGACGCGTCAAAACTGTCGTAACAACGCATTGCCATTATGCCTACCCAGATCGGACGGGGATGATAAATcatccttcccttttttctattttttcgtACACTTTCTGCTGTCCCACGTGCGGCTGGACCAATGCGTGAGTCGGTTACAAGTTATGcttgtttggttttggaaaCGGGAGCCACCTGAACCTCACGTAGAGATGAATGAATGCAAAGAGGACAGGatttaaaacaacacaaaacacacgcacagaaaTATGCTAGTTTTGTAATCCATTTCGTTTTAGGATCTATTtgtcaaaaagaaaaagggaacGGACGAAAGTTGTTGCACAGAAGATGGGCAATAGTTCGGGGTTGCCATCGGTTTGTTCTTTGCTGTTGGTTCGAAGCAAGATTGCCTAACTATAAATCATAACAAAAGATGGATGTGAGGAATTGCTTCAATGTTGTATGCAAAAAGTGACAGAGCATTTTCAATTATAACGAGAGCAACAGAGGAGATCAACGAGCAAGTGTTCCGCTGCAATACATTGTCCCACTATTCATTATTCGCATATGCTGTTGTACAAATGGCACAAACActagaaacaaaagcaacactcATTCTTTTACCGACGTTAGACCGGTGTCATTGATCAATCTcctcgatctctctctctctccctctcgctgGCTGTTGAGCgaaggaagaaagaaacgaTCCGCATGATGGTGATGCATAATAGTGAAACGGCCCATTCCACGCTTCGACCCATTTCACTTTGAGTGACCACCAGTTTGCCGCAATTATTACGCAACCGCTCCAATTGACTGATTGCAGCGCGTTGCATACCGCAAAGGGAATGCTGGGGCGATGCTTTCCCGAGATGATCTTGGTGCACCCGTTTTCGGAGCGGAGCTTGACGCCCAGCAGGCCACAGACCAGGTGACCAGCCGGTGCTTTCATTAATCTCTATTAAAACACTGCCGTTTTACCcttcttttttcgttattgttgttttatgcGCTATGAGCGAAAGTAGCTGGAGGCGATTCTTTTGCTTCCTTGATCGTGCGATAGATCGGGCGAGTAGTGAAGGAGCGCGCCGAGAACGCTCTGCCCCCTGCCAAGCGTTTCCG encodes the following:
- the LOC1273056 gene encoding probable glutamate receptor, which produces MNYSVELSELTQGELFHFELNRLLKWIFLQHLVSFFCTCIVVRTGSSGHWTAATEQFPHPVMVVALSRNDELDVLLDAIENGCQTFIVAQSTAIEFLDAFRYVHDRATVRYPHKRVIILTDDADVQWRRTVFEHGAFRDVMDWLLVHPLPDGKRVDLLTTGYGYDEWIPLASHDTSVPGVLHLTVELFPNKRTNLWGRYVRLAIFNYEPYTLWSAVDDSNDGNAFYQHNRTLFIDGTEARLFVEFCAKLNCSLEISLDEAGEWGQIFDNRTGDGIIGAVVERRADIGVGALYSWYHESLYLALSKPISRTGVTCIAPKPLPLSSWMTALLPFSTEMWLAVLGTIAVSTVCEMVVSFVTQKFNPNKVHRVDACESIMAIISIFILQSVLIRTTRNPYCSQMILIGSILFVGLMIGNAYSGGLASVMTVPRFEKSIDTVQDLADRNLRWGSTHDAWIFSIQLATQPTIVKLLESFVTYPKDVLHEHAKQRNLAYSIERLPYGHYAVGDYITDVVSSNFEIMLEDIYWENCVAMATKTWPLMDELDELTLRIFQSGIQRYWELEVVTKFADNKVQHAISTSRHFGNPGPIPLQPSHLVGAFFLLAVGLGLGTVCLLLELLWHRLTATNDGAGMARRSETP
- the LOC1273055 gene encoding general odorant-binding protein 19d, which translates into the protein MKLSSAVLYFALLATAMVCRVQAGSAEELEQAKEMLRGLAAECKTKEGATDEDVEGFVNDKMPESRTQKCLAGCMQEQFGVSNGKAFQEDGFIEIAKMLMKGDETKIELAKEIAADCKAVANDDRCELAVDIMNCLKESAEKHGIELKH
- the LOC1273054 gene encoding atypical kinase COQ8B, mitochondrial, which produces MSRAQDAIGILRGLKIVADAVGKSQSEYAKHLWANSSVREVLEQQLATGEQSVKQVLNNPTQELEKVGGKLRETIERTAVVAEGLRQLTAAAIPKVGPLSPDAFLNQRIPSAGTVAPPGSEPSGDIASLDISKITLKELESILSEHSKTREIKLGLDNGKRSTAKHVEPIVATESPAMAAESHTAAPSQTILPPEPAARLKEPARETKAFTRDEQQIEKMLHFVSSYDKNPSATVPPPAVPPVNPAQPIELPQLSTVAKQRKVPSSRVARLASFGGLFAGLGLGTVNELAKGALGIGGTLDVKQALFSPTNAERIVDTLCKVRGAALKLGQILSIQDSNIVSPQLVKAFERVRQAADYMPDWQVERQLVSELGPDWRSKLQSFDQKPFAAASIGQVHRGVLKDGGMEVAIKIQYPGVAKSIESDIDNLVSMLKVWDVFPAGVFIDNVVAVAKRELAWEVDYTREAEYTERFAEMIRHMPEYRVPRVVKELTSKNVLTTELVPGVPMDRCFDMSQEHRDHIAYCVMKLCLNELFTFRCMQTDPNWSNFLYDASTKQVMLIDFGATRFYQKAFMDDYLRVIIAATKNDRQQILELSRKMGFLTGYETPAMEKAHVDAVLILGEVFSVPGEFEFGRQSTTKKIAALVPVMIAHRLCPPPEEIYSLHRKLSGVFLLCARLNAKIDCKPIFNEVMQNYKFD